The Limanda limanda chromosome 13, fLimLim1.1, whole genome shotgun sequence genome has a window encoding:
- the LOC133018069 gene encoding ankyrin repeat domain-containing protein 13C-like, with the protein MTGEKIRALRKDHNNKPNKNEERRDPHDETSNETIPNGTGNLFKSNRAFQKSVKPSPQQLNANNLSGTVVHDNNQNPIILTKEELEFPVHECVFKADVRRLSSLIRTHSISQKDVHGNTPLHLALMLGHKECALLLLAHNAPVKIKNALGWSPLAEAISYGDRQMITAILRKLKQQSRETVEDKRPKLLKALRELGDFYLELHWDFQSWVPLLSRMLPSDACKIYKQGINIRLDTTLIDFNDMKCQRGDLSFIFTGDAAPSQSFVVLDNEAKVYQRIHHEESEMETEEEVDILMSSDVYSATLSTKSISFSRSQIGWLFREDKTERVGNFEADFYSVNGLVLESRKRREHLSEEDILRNKAIMESLSKGGSISEQNFEPARRLSLTAPAPNTLSWEEYITAEHGKPPHLGRELMCKESKKNFKATVAMSQEFPLGIESLLNVLEVIAPFKHFNKLREFVQMKLPPGFPVKLDIPVFPTITATVTFQEFRYDKFEESIFTIPSQFKEDPSRFPDL; encoded by the exons ATGACGGGCGAAAAGATCCGCGCCCTGCGCAAGGACCACAACAACAAGCCCAACAAgaacgaggagaggagggaccCGCACGACGAGACCTCCAACGAGACCATCCCCAACGGAACCGGCAACCTGTTCAAGTCCAACCGGGCTTTCCAGAAGTCCGTGAAGCCCTCCCCACAGCAGCTCAATGCGAACAACCTCAGCGGCACCGTGGTCCATGACAACAACCAGAACCCCATCATCCTCACcaaggaggagctggagttcCCCGTTCACGAGTGCGTGTTCAAGGCAGACGTGCGTcggctctcctctctcatccggACCCACAGCATCTCTCAGAAGGACGTGCACG ggAACACACCTCTGCACCTGGCTCTGATGCTGGGCCACAAAG AATGTGCCCTCCTGCTGCTGGCCCACAATGCACCTGTAAAGATAAAGAACGCACTGGGATGGAGTCCTCTGGCAGAAGCCATCAGCTATGGTGACAGGCAAATGA TCACTGCAATACTGCGCAAATTAAAACAGCAGTCCAGGGAGACTGTGGAGGACAAGAGGCCGAAATTACTGAAAGCCCTGAGGGAG CTTGGAGACTTTTATCTGGAGCTGCACTGGGATTTTCAGAGCTGGG TGCCTCTGTTGTCCCGGATGCTGCCGTCTGATGCTTGTAAAATCTACAAGCAGGGCATCAACATAAG ACTCGACACCACTCTCATCGACTTCAATGATATGAAATGTCAGCGTGGAGATCTTAGTTTCATCTTCACCGGAGACGCGGCCCCCTCCCAGTCTTTTGTGGTTCTGGACAACGAAGCGAAAGTGTACCAAAGAATACACCACGAG GAGTCGGAGATGGAGACTGAAGAAGAGGTGGACATTCTGATGAGCAGTGACGTCTACTCGGCGACTCTGTCGACCAAGTCCATCAGTTTCTCCCGCAGTCAGATCGGCTGGCTCTTCAGGGAGGACAAAACG GAGAGAGTTGGAAACTTCGAAGCCGACTTCTATTCGGTAAACGGTCTGGTGCTGGAGTCCAGGAAGCGGCGGGAGCACCTCAGCGAGGAGGACATCCTGAGGAACAAAGCCATCATGGAGAGCTTAAGTAAAGGAGGCAGCATCAGTGAACAGAACTTTGAG CCTGCGAGGAGGCTCTCTCTCACGGCTCCAGCACCAAACACTCTTTCTTGGGAAGAGTACATCACAGCAGAGCACGGAAA GCCACCTCATCTTGGGAGAGAGCTTATGTGCAAGGAAAGCAAGAAGAACTTCAAAGCTACTGTAGCCATGAGCCAGGAATTCCCTCTGGGCATCGAGTC GTTACTAAACGTGTTGGAGGTCATCGCCCCGTTCAAGCACTTCAACAAACTCCGAGAGTTTGTTCAGATGAAACTTCCGCCTGGGTTTCCAGTCAAACTTG ACATCCCCGTCTTCCCCACCATCACAGCCACTGTCACCTTTCAGGAATTTCGCTACGACAAATTCGAAGAGTCAATCTTCACCATCCCCTCTCAATTCAAGGAGGATCCCAGTCGCTTCCCAGACCTCTGA
- the znf830 gene encoding zinc finger protein 830 yields MAPTKKVKKVVNQEELRRLMRQKQRQTTDKKRVESPFAKYNSLEHLSCVLCGVQVKSDLLWPAHVLGKQHKEKVAELKVAKSQPMPPPSQPLKRRAPDSGDGKGKKAKAAAAAAGQSESGLPGDFFERPGEKAAGSAPKSAGLSLLAGVYGDDDDDDEADAGEGSQAGTSKPAAPKAEAAGLPSDFFDSSIPSTPSVSHSGSIHKAEVTEKSQNKKEANKMEMAEALPEGFFDDPVRDAKVRKVDAPQDQMDKEWDEFQKEIRQVNTKSDAIVAEDDEEGRLERQIDEIDEQIQCYKRVELLRDKRDVVKKQPLSRSDEQMETEDMIEDEEGDEEELLGLLSGDWRAKGALA; encoded by the coding sequence ATGGCACCGAcgaagaaggtgaagaaggtGGTGAACCAGGAGGAGCTGCGGCGCCTGATGcggcagaaacagagacagacgaCGGATAAGAAGCGCGTCGAGTCCCCGTTCGCGAAGTACAACAGCCTGGAGCACCTGAGCTGCGTGCTGTGCGGGGTGCAGGTGAAGTCCGACCTGCTGTGGCCGGCTCACGTCCTCGGGAAGCAGCACAAAGAGAAGGTGGCGGAGCTGAAGGTGGCGAAGAGTCAACCCATGCCTCCACCGAGCCAGCCGCTGAAGAGGAGGGCGCCGGACAGCGGGGACGGCAAAGGGAAGAAGGCGAAAGCAGCAGCGGCGGCCGCGGGGCAGTCTGAGTCCGGGCTGCCGGGGGATTTCTTCGAGCGACCCGGAGAGAAGGCAGCTGGTTCTGCTCCTAAATCTGCAGGGTTGAGTCTCCTGGCTGGAGTAtatggagatgatgatgatgatgatgaagcgGATGCTGGAGAGGGAAGTCAAGCAGGAACCTCAAAGCCTGCTGCCCCGAAGGCTGAAGCTGCAGGGCTGCCATCGGACTTCTTTGACAGCTCCATCCCGTCCACACCCTCCGTCTCCCATTCCGGATCCATCCACAAAGCAGAAGTGACGGAGAAGAGCCAGAACAAGAAAGAGGCCAACAAGATGGAGATGGCCGAGGCGCTGCCGGAGGGCTTCTTCGACGACCCGGTGCGAGATGCGAAAGTGCGCAAGGTGGATGCTCCCCAGGATCAGATGGACAAGGAGTGGGACGAGTTCCAGAAGGAGATCAGACAGGTGAACACCAAGTCCGATGCCATCGTGGCTGAGGACGACGAGGAGGGACGTCTGGAGCGACAGATCGACGAAATCGATGAACAGATTCAGTGTTACAAGAGGGTTGAGCTGCTGAGGGACAAGCGCGATGTGGTGAAAAAACAACCTCTGTCCAGGAGTGATGAACAAATGGAGACCGAGGACATGattgaggatgaagagggggacgaagaggagctgctgggcCTTCTGTCCGGGGACTGGAGGGCTAAGGGGGCACTGGCATAA